The DNA window GTTCGTTAAATTCCTTACTATGCTCCCAGAACATCAGGTGGCCGCCTAGTACTTCGATGGAGGATTTTGGAGAAATTTTTTGCGTGAATCGAACCGCTGTATCCGCCCAATGATCTGCTACGATCGTCATTGTTGGTACAGTTTCGCTCGCTTCCTTCGCTTCTTCGCGATAATCAGAGAACATGCCTGAAGCAAATAGATTCGCTGCAATATAATATGGTGTTTTTAAAGATTGTTCCACCAGCCAATTCAACTCATCCTCTGTAACATCACGTTGCACCATGACACTTGTTGTATATGCCTTGATAAATTCCCGCTGACCTGCTGCATTGCGTAAATAGGTGTTATAGATTGCTCCAATGTCATTGAGAGGACCTTCTACCCAATCTTCCTCATGATTTGTCGACAACGCCTTTGGTGACATGTCAATGAAAATTAGTGATTTTACATTTTCATACCCGTTCTGTTTAAGATACTCCCAAACAGTTAAGCAACCAAACGACCAGCCTGCTAGCGTTACGTTCTTTAGTTCTAATGCATCAATTACCTTTGCCAAGTCCGTTCCATGTGTTACATAATCGTTTCCTTCTAGCGTAATCGACGAACGACCATGACTTCTTGGGTCGAGAACAATTACTCTATTTGTTTTGGAGAAATGTTCGACTTGATGGGTAAACACTTCCGTTGTAAATGTAAAGCCCGGGATGAAAACAATCGGGTCCCCACTTCCTACATCTTGAACAAATAATTCTACACCAGCGTCTACTTCAACAAACCTCTCTGTCACCATCCAACCCCCTTATGATATAAGAGCAGACTGAATGAATTCTTGTCCGCTCCTCGTTATGTACACCATATTCGAAAAATCTCGTAAAAATTCCATTCCCCAGAAGCAAAAAATATTCACCCTTGAAATCTATTTACCTACGAAATTAAAAAATGCAGACTCAGATCGTGAGGAATCTGGTCATGTTTTGATTTATATGGTAACGAAATTTTCCATCCGGTCATACTTGCATTTATACGGTCACAAACTTCTCTATCCGGTCATATTTTCGTTTAACCGGTCAAAAACTTTTTTATCCTGTCATATTTTTATCTATCCGGTCACAAATTATTGTTTCAATAGAAAAACGCAGACCCACCTACCCGGAGTCTGCATTCCTATCAACCTTCTTCATTTATAATAACTTTTCGTCCTCTAAGCTTGAGTAATAAAGGAACTAACAACCACGCTACAGCTGCAATAATGAAAACGAGTGATAATGGCTTTGTCACAAAGATGCTGAAGTCTCCGTTAGAGATTGTTAAAGCACGGCGCATATTGTTTTCAATCATTGGTCCTAATACGAGTGCGAGCACTAAAGGAGCTACTGGGTAATCGTTCTTTGATAATAGATAACCTAAGACACCGCACCCTAACAATAAGTACAAGTCAAACGTTGTATACTGTACTGCATAAACACCAAAGAAAGAAATCGCGACAATTATAGGGATTAAATACTTTTTCGGTGTTTGAATGATTTTTGCAAATAAGCGTACTAGTGGCATATTCAGCACGAGTAGCATTAAGTTCCCGATGAACATACTTGCGATAAGTCCCCATGCAACTTCTGGATGTTCGTCAAAAAGTAGTGGGCCTGGCTGAATGTTGTACATGATGAGTGCGCCCATTAGGATTGCAGTTGTACCTGATCCAGGAATCCCTAGTGTAAGAAGGGGAATCATTGCACCACCAGAAGCAGCGTTATTAGCTGATTCGGGACCAGCTACACCAGCAATGTTTCCTTTTCCAAAACTATCTGGGTTTTTACTGAATTTCTTCTCTGTCATGTAGGAGAAGAACGATGCAAGTGTTGCACCTGCTCCAGGTAAAACGCCGATAAAGAAGCCAAGAAGAGATCCACGTGCTATTGGTACTGCACTATCCTTCATATCTTGCTTTGTCGGTAAAATTCGATGTATCTTCGCAATCGCTCCCGATTCTTCATCACGCTCTAAAATCGTTTTAAAGACTTCACCGAGTGCAAATAAACCAACAGCAATTGTCAAAAACTCGAGTCCTGAAAATAAAATTGGTTGATCATATGTAAAACGGGCAATACCAGACACTGCATCAATGCCTATTGTTCCTAGCATAAGTCCAAAAACCGTCATGATTAATGCCTTTGTCATTGATTTTCCCGCTAGTCCGCTAACCGCAGCTAAGCCTAGTAACATCAATGAAAAATATTCGGCCGGTCCAAATTTTATGGCAACATTGGAGAGAGGTTCTGCTAGAAGCACAAGCCCAATTAATGATACAATTCCTGCACAAAACGACCCAATTGCCGATATCGCTAAAGCCGCACCTGCACGACCTTGTCTTGCCATTTGATAACCATCTAATGTCGTCACAACAGAAGATGATTCCCCTGGTGTATTTAACAAAATAGAAGTGGTAGAGCCTCCGTACATCGCTCCATAATATACCCCTGCTAATAAAATTATCGAACTCGCAGCTGCTGCTCCCGTTGGCATCCCCGAAGTGATTGTTGCCGTTACTGGTATAAGAAGTGCGACACCACTCATCGGTCCAATACCCGGTAATACTCCTACTGCAGTTCCGATGACAACACCGACAAATGCGAACAATATGTTATGCCATTGAAAAGCGACACCAAATCCGTCCGCTAGAAATTGTAATGTATCCATTGCTTAACTCCTCCTTCCTTAAAACAGTGGGAACCCTGGCAATGAACCACCAAGAAGCTCCGAAAATAAA is part of the Psychrobacillus sp. FSL H8-0483 genome and encodes:
- a CDS encoding alpha/beta hydrolase, whose protein sequence is MVTERFVEVDAGVELFVQDVGSGDPIVFIPGFTFTTEVFTHQVEHFSKTNRVIVLDPRSHGRSSITLEGNDYVTHGTDLAKVIDALELKNVTLAGWSFGCLTVWEYLKQNGYENVKSLIFIDMSPKALSTNHEEDWVEGPLNDIGAIYNTYLRNAAGQREFIKAYTTSVMVQRDVTEDELNWLVEQSLKTPYYIAANLFASGMFSDYREEAKEASETVPTMTIVADHWADTAVRFTQKISPKSSIEVLGGHLMFWEHSKEFNELVEQFLSVEN
- a CDS encoding tripartite tricarboxylate transporter permease, coding for MDTLQFLADGFGVAFQWHNILFAFVGVVIGTAVGVLPGIGPMSGVALLIPVTATITSGMPTGAAAASSIILLAGVYYGAMYGGSTTSILLNTPGESSSVVTTLDGYQMARQGRAGAALAISAIGSFCAGIVSLIGLVLLAEPLSNVAIKFGPAEYFSLMLLGLAAVSGLAGKSMTKALIMTVFGLMLGTIGIDAVSGIARFTYDQPILFSGLEFLTIAVGLFALGEVFKTILERDEESGAIAKIHRILPTKQDMKDSAVPIARGSLLGFFIGVLPGAGATLASFFSYMTEKKFSKNPDSFGKGNIAGVAGPESANNAASGGAMIPLLTLGIPGSGTTAILMGALIMYNIQPGPLLFDEHPEVAWGLIASMFIGNLMLLVLNMPLVRLFAKIIQTPKKYLIPIIVAISFFGVYAVQYTTFDLYLLLGCGVLGYLLSKNDYPVAPLVLALVLGPMIENNMRRALTISNGDFSIFVTKPLSLVFIIAAVAWLLVPLLLKLRGRKVIINEEG